The Mus musculus strain C57BL/6J chromosome 2, GRCm38.p6 C57BL/6J genome has a window encoding:
- the Zfp442 gene encoding zinc finger protein 442, which translates to MGVVTYDDVHVNFTQEEWALLDSSQKNLYRDVMLETYRNLAAIGYSWEDHNPEEHFQSSRRHGRHEKSHIEEKPSEFTQCGKVFAYQSHPQGHQQIHTGEKPYEVIQYLEAFAYHSSLQIHKRTHGGDKHYKINECGKAFACHNSLQRYKRVHTGEKLYECNQCGTDFAQHSHLQQHERMHTVKCKQSGKDFACYTNLQIYQRTHTGEKPYECIFCDKTFIHHSHLERHERIHTGEKPYECNQCGKAFSQNSSLQLHKRTHTGEKPYECKQCGKSFACQSGLQQHKKTHHGEKSYECKRCGKAFACQSDLQQHKRTHTGEKSYECNQCDKAFALRCHLRRHQRIHTVEKPYKCNQCGKFFAQSNHFVRHKRTHTGEKPYECNQCDKAFACQTSLLYHKRTHSGEKLYVCNECGKAFVLQSYLQIHKRTHTGEKPFGCDQCDKAFAQNSHLLTHKRTHTGEKPYECEQCGKAFASNSNLQVHKKTHTGEKPYECKQCGKAFGFQSGLQKHKRTHTGEKPYECNQCDKAFACQASLLNHKRSHTGEKPYECSECGKAFVLHSYLQIHKRIHTGEKPFECDQCDKAFARNTLLLKHKRIHTGQKPYGCKQCGKAFANHSNLQVHKRTHTGEKPYECKHCGKPFKCQSGLQYHKRTQHIQERNPMTVINVI; encoded by the exons GGTGTTGTGACCtatgatgatgtgcatgtgaacttcactcaggaagagtgggctttgctggatTCTTCTCAGAAGAATCTCTAcagagatgtgatgctggagacctacaggaATCTTGCTGCTATAG GCTACAGTTGGGAAGACCATAATCCTGAAGAACATTTTCAAAGTTCTAGAAGACATGGAAG GCATGAAAAAAGTCATATTGAAGAGAAACCCTCTGAATTTActcaatgtggtaaagtctttgcGTATCAGAGCCATCCTCAGGGGCATCAacaaattcatactggagagaaaccctatgaagtTATTCAATATCTTGAGGCATTTGCATATCACAGTagtctccaaatacataaaagaacacatggtGGAGACAAACACTATAAGATTaatgaatgtggtaaagcctttgcatgtcacaATTCTCTTCAAAGGTATAAAAGAGTTCATACAGGTGAGAAactttatgaatgtaatcaatgtggtactGACTTTGCACAACACAGTCATCTTCAACAGCATGAAAGAATGCATACTGTTAAATGTAAGCAAAGTGGAAAAGACTTTGCATGTTATACTAATCTCCAAATATATCAAAGAacgcatactggagagaaaccttatgaatgtataTTCTGTGATAAAACCTTTATACATCACAGTCATCTTGAaaggcatgaaagaattcatactggagagaaaccctatgaatgtaaccaatgtggtaaagccttttcacaaaacAGCAGTCTCCaattacataaaagaacacatactggagagaaaccctatgaatgtaagcaatgtggtaaatCCTTTGCATGTCAGAGTGGTCTCCAACAGCATAAAAAAACACATCATGGAGAGAAATCTTATGAATGTAAAcgatgtggtaaagcctttgcatgtcaaaGTGATCTGCAAcagcataaaagaacacatactggagagaaatcctatgaatgtaaccagtgtgataaagcctttgctcTTCGCTGTCATCTTCGAAGGCATCAAAGAATTCATACTgtagagaaaccctataaatgtaatcaatgtggtaaattCTTTGCACAAAGCAACCATTTTGTacgacataaaagaacacatactggagagaaaccctatgaatgtaatcaatgtgataaagcctttgcatgtcaaaCTAGTCTCctgtatcataaaagaacacattctggagagaaactctatgtctgtaatgaatgtggcaaagcctttgtaCTTCAAAGTTATCTTcagatacataaaagaacacatactggagagaaaccctttggATGTGACCAGTGTGATAAGGCATTTGCACAAAACAGTCATCTCCTaacacataaaagaacacatactggagagaaaccctatgaatgtgagcaatgtggcaaagcctttgcaagtAATAGTAATCTCCAAGTGCATAAAAAAAcgcacactggagagaaaccctatgaatgtaagcagtgtggtaaagcctttgggTTTCAAAGTGGTCTGCAAAAGCATAAacgaacacatactggagagaaaccctatgaatgtaatcagtgtgataaGGCATTTGCATGTCAAGCTAGTCTCCTGAATCATAAACGATCACACACTGGTGAGAAGCCATATGAATGTAGTGAATGTGGTAAAGCGTTTGTACTTCACAGttatcttcaaatacataaaaggatacatactggagagaaaccctttgaatgtgaccaatgtgataaagcctttgctcGAAACACTCTTCtcctaaaacataaaagaatacatactgggcAGAAACCCTATGGATGCaagcaatgtggcaaagcctttgcaaaTCACAGTAATCTCCAAgtgcataaaagaacacatactggagagaagccctacgaATGTAAGCACTGTGGTAAACCCTTCAAGTGTCAAAGTGGTCTGcagtatcataaaagaacacaacacatacaggagagaaaccctatgactgTAATCAATGTGATCTAG
- the Zfp442 gene encoding zinc finger protein 442 isoform X2 gives MLETYRNLAAIGYSWEDHNPEEHFQSSRRHGRHEKSHIEEKPSEFTQCGKVFAYQSHPQGHQQIHTGEKPYEVIQYLEAFAYHSSLQIHKRTHGGDKHYKINECGKAFACHNSLQRYKRVHTGEKLYECNQCGTDFAQHSHLQQHERMHTVKCKQSGKDFACYTNLQIYQRTHTGEKPYECIFCDKTFIHHSHLERHERIHTGEKPYECNQCGKAFSQNSSLQLHKRTHTGEKPYECKQCGKSFACQSGLQQHKKTHHGEKSYECKRCGKAFACQSDLQQHKRTHTGEKSYECNQCDKAFALRCHLRRHQRIHTVEKPYKCNQCGKFFAQSNHFVRHKRTHTGEKPYECNQCDKAFACQTSLLYHKRTHSGEKLYVCNECGKAFVLQSYLQIHKRTHTGEKPFGCDQCDKAFAQNSHLLTHKRTHTGEKPYECEQCGKAFASNSNLQVHKKTHTGEKPYECKQCGKAFGFQSGLQKHKRTHTGEKPYECNQCDKAFACQASLLNHKRSHTGEKPYECSECGKAFVLHSYLQIHKRIHTGEKPFECDQCDKAFARNTLLLKHKRIHTGQKPYGCKQCGKAFANHSNLQVHKRTHTGEKPYECKHCGKPFKCQSGLQYHKRTQHIQERNPMTVINVI, from the exons atgctggagacctacaggaATCTTGCTGCTATAG GCTACAGTTGGGAAGACCATAATCCTGAAGAACATTTTCAAAGTTCTAGAAGACATGGAAG GCATGAAAAAAGTCATATTGAAGAGAAACCCTCTGAATTTActcaatgtggtaaagtctttgcGTATCAGAGCCATCCTCAGGGGCATCAacaaattcatactggagagaaaccctatgaagtTATTCAATATCTTGAGGCATTTGCATATCACAGTagtctccaaatacataaaagaacacatggtGGAGACAAACACTATAAGATTaatgaatgtggtaaagcctttgcatgtcacaATTCTCTTCAAAGGTATAAAAGAGTTCATACAGGTGAGAAactttatgaatgtaatcaatgtggtactGACTTTGCACAACACAGTCATCTTCAACAGCATGAAAGAATGCATACTGTTAAATGTAAGCAAAGTGGAAAAGACTTTGCATGTTATACTAATCTCCAAATATATCAAAGAacgcatactggagagaaaccttatgaatgtataTTCTGTGATAAAACCTTTATACATCACAGTCATCTTGAaaggcatgaaagaattcatactggagagaaaccctatgaatgtaaccaatgtggtaaagccttttcacaaaacAGCAGTCTCCaattacataaaagaacacatactggagagaaaccctatgaatgtaagcaatgtggtaaatCCTTTGCATGTCAGAGTGGTCTCCAACAGCATAAAAAAACACATCATGGAGAGAAATCTTATGAATGTAAAcgatgtggtaaagcctttgcatgtcaaaGTGATCTGCAAcagcataaaagaacacatactggagagaaatcctatgaatgtaaccagtgtgataaagcctttgctcTTCGCTGTCATCTTCGAAGGCATCAAAGAATTCATACTgtagagaaaccctataaatgtaatcaatgtggtaaattCTTTGCACAAAGCAACCATTTTGTacgacataaaagaacacatactggagagaaaccctatgaatgtaatcaatgtgataaagcctttgcatgtcaaaCTAGTCTCctgtatcataaaagaacacattctggagagaaactctatgtctgtaatgaatgtggcaaagcctttgtaCTTCAAAGTTATCTTcagatacataaaagaacacatactggagagaaaccctttggATGTGACCAGTGTGATAAGGCATTTGCACAAAACAGTCATCTCCTaacacataaaagaacacatactggagagaaaccctatgaatgtgagcaatgtggcaaagcctttgcaagtAATAGTAATCTCCAAGTGCATAAAAAAAcgcacactggagagaaaccctatgaatgtaagcagtgtggtaaagcctttgggTTTCAAAGTGGTCTGCAAAAGCATAAacgaacacatactggagagaaaccctatgaatgtaatcagtgtgataaGGCATTTGCATGTCAAGCTAGTCTCCTGAATCATAAACGATCACACACTGGTGAGAAGCCATATGAATGTAGTGAATGTGGTAAAGCGTTTGTACTTCACAGttatcttcaaatacataaaaggatacatactggagagaaaccctttgaatgtgaccaatgtgataaagcctttgctcGAAACACTCTTCtcctaaaacataaaagaatacatactgggcAGAAACCCTATGGATGCaagcaatgtggcaaagcctttgcaaaTCACAGTAATCTCCAAgtgcataaaagaacacatactggagagaagccctacgaATGTAAGCACTGTGGTAAACCCTTCAAGTGTCAAAGTGGTCTGcagtatcataaaagaacacaacacatacaggagagaaaccctatgactgTAATCAATGTGATCTAG
- the Zfp442 gene encoding zinc finger protein 442 isoform X1, whose translation MSAANAQGVVTYDDVHVNFTQEEWALLDSSQKNLYRDVMLETYRNLAAIGYSWEDHNPEEHFQSSRRHGRHEKSHIEEKPSEFTQCGKVFAYQSHPQGHQQIHTGEKPYEVIQYLEAFAYHSSLQIHKRTHGGDKHYKINECGKAFACHNSLQRYKRVHTGEKLYECNQCGTDFAQHSHLQQHERMHTVKCKQSGKDFACYTNLQIYQRTHTGEKPYECIFCDKTFIHHSHLERHERIHTGEKPYECNQCGKAFSQNSSLQLHKRTHTGEKPYECKQCGKSFACQSGLQQHKKTHHGEKSYECKRCGKAFACQSDLQQHKRTHTGEKSYECNQCDKAFALRCHLRRHQRIHTVEKPYKCNQCGKFFAQSNHFVRHKRTHTGEKPYECNQCDKAFACQTSLLYHKRTHSGEKLYVCNECGKAFVLQSYLQIHKRTHTGEKPFGCDQCDKAFAQNSHLLTHKRTHTGEKPYECEQCGKAFASNSNLQVHKKTHTGEKPYECKQCGKAFGFQSGLQKHKRTHTGEKPYECNQCDKAFACQASLLNHKRSHTGEKPYECSECGKAFVLHSYLQIHKRIHTGEKPFECDQCDKAFARNTLLLKHKRIHTGQKPYGCKQCGKAFANHSNLQVHKRTHTGEKPYECKHCGKPFKCQSGLQYHKRTQHIQERNPMTVINVI comes from the exons atgtctgctgccaatgctcag GGTGTTGTGACCtatgatgatgtgcatgtgaacttcactcaggaagagtgggctttgctggatTCTTCTCAGAAGAATCTCTAcagagatgtgatgctggagacctacaggaATCTTGCTGCTATAG GCTACAGTTGGGAAGACCATAATCCTGAAGAACATTTTCAAAGTTCTAGAAGACATGGAAG GCATGAAAAAAGTCATATTGAAGAGAAACCCTCTGAATTTActcaatgtggtaaagtctttgcGTATCAGAGCCATCCTCAGGGGCATCAacaaattcatactggagagaaaccctatgaagtTATTCAATATCTTGAGGCATTTGCATATCACAGTagtctccaaatacataaaagaacacatggtGGAGACAAACACTATAAGATTaatgaatgtggtaaagcctttgcatgtcacaATTCTCTTCAAAGGTATAAAAGAGTTCATACAGGTGAGAAactttatgaatgtaatcaatgtggtactGACTTTGCACAACACAGTCATCTTCAACAGCATGAAAGAATGCATACTGTTAAATGTAAGCAAAGTGGAAAAGACTTTGCATGTTATACTAATCTCCAAATATATCAAAGAacgcatactggagagaaaccttatgaatgtataTTCTGTGATAAAACCTTTATACATCACAGTCATCTTGAaaggcatgaaagaattcatactggagagaaaccctatgaatgtaaccaatgtggtaaagccttttcacaaaacAGCAGTCTCCaattacataaaagaacacatactggagagaaaccctatgaatgtaagcaatgtggtaaatCCTTTGCATGTCAGAGTGGTCTCCAACAGCATAAAAAAACACATCATGGAGAGAAATCTTATGAATGTAAAcgatgtggtaaagcctttgcatgtcaaaGTGATCTGCAAcagcataaaagaacacatactggagagaaatcctatgaatgtaaccagtgtgataaagcctttgctcTTCGCTGTCATCTTCGAAGGCATCAAAGAATTCATACTgtagagaaaccctataaatgtaatcaatgtggtaaattCTTTGCACAAAGCAACCATTTTGTacgacataaaagaacacatactggagagaaaccctatgaatgtaatcaatgtgataaagcctttgcatgtcaaaCTAGTCTCctgtatcataaaagaacacattctggagagaaactctatgtctgtaatgaatgtggcaaagcctttgtaCTTCAAAGTTATCTTcagatacataaaagaacacatactggagagaaaccctttggATGTGACCAGTGTGATAAGGCATTTGCACAAAACAGTCATCTCCTaacacataaaagaacacatactggagagaaaccctatgaatgtgagcaatgtggcaaagcctttgcaagtAATAGTAATCTCCAAGTGCATAAAAAAAcgcacactggagagaaaccctatgaatgtaagcagtgtggtaaagcctttgggTTTCAAAGTGGTCTGCAAAAGCATAAacgaacacatactggagagaaaccctatgaatgtaatcagtgtgataaGGCATTTGCATGTCAAGCTAGTCTCCTGAATCATAAACGATCACACACTGGTGAGAAGCCATATGAATGTAGTGAATGTGGTAAAGCGTTTGTACTTCACAGttatcttcaaatacataaaaggatacatactggagagaaaccctttgaatgtgaccaatgtgataaagcctttgctcGAAACACTCTTCtcctaaaacataaaagaatacatactgggcAGAAACCCTATGGATGCaagcaatgtggcaaagcctttgcaaaTCACAGTAATCTCCAAgtgcataaaagaacacatactggagagaagccctacgaATGTAAGCACTGTGGTAAACCCTTCAAGTGTCAAAGTGGTCTGcagtatcataaaagaacacaacacatacaggagagaaaccctatgactgTAATCAATGTGATCTAG